gtgcagctttaaataactATTGCAAAACTTATTGAGTCCACCAATCCTTTCTATCTTTCCGTAACCCCGACGAATTCATAAACAGATTGAAGACAATCAGAGCTGTGATCAATCTCATGCCTGATTCGGTGATTAAGTGGCCGTGTGTAGGGCGAGACTTCAATGAGTGGGACAGTCTTGTACAAGTTGACTTTCAGACTATTCATCTTGTTTGTTTAGGttctttaaaacttaaattaaattgtttgtcgTCGTTGGCATTatgctttatatttataaaaaatactggttttgtacataattttaaagatgcactcttactcccaaataagatttaccacacttAATACAAGtgttaaaatataccaaaaaatatatattaatgtcaaaatcaatggttcttatgaattatacccagtttaatttaaaaaaggtgcagaaaaacaCAGTGTtactaccttatgagacgatagtaaattacagtaaatcttttagcattctacaatcatttaatatttttacgctTTCGGCTTTAAAATATAcgattacaattttgttatcagtaataaatattttccataaatgcattatttgttaAGTAGTTATAGGTTCATCACTAAAAAATTaggtttattatacatgtgtatgcaatgATTTGAATAAGAGCCTCACTTTAAAAAAACTGAAGTAAACGGTCATGCTGTTGTAATACACTTACTCAAAGTTCTGACTCTGTCATTTTAAATTGGTAAATGTTTCGTATGTTAAATTACATGTTAAATTTGCgttacattaaaacataaactaatCAGAAACGAAATATACAGAACCGAAAGCAAAGCGTTCAGTGAGTGGAAGTGACACGTACAAATAGCAGTTCACAATCAAATTTGAACTGCAACATAGGATTTCTTGTACGAGTAGctgcataattatacatatagaCGTACAATTAGTGCTATGTCGTTTAATGTAATTCCTTCTTTGCATGAAAGAGTTAAAACATTAACCTGCGTTAACGACTGTTTAaggaattatatatattatttgcatatttgatGACTAATGTTTTAAGTATATCCTTTTCGAAGATTAATGTAGAGATAAAATACCAGTATTTACTGTGAATAAGACTACCTTAACTTTTTGACcttgcaatattttaaacaaagcgaatactgatttacattCATCTTGCACTATGCCCGAACCAAAACAAGGAAGGTATCAATTTAGTGAAACGTATAACAAAGTACGAATATAGGAtgtcaattataaaataaaaatatatatgagaCTTGTTAATGACAATCTATAgctattttcagaaaatttaaGAGATAtggaatttatcatttttatcgtTTAGTTTCAAAATGGCGAGGTTTAACACTGAAATTAGACGATTTGATTACCCAAACTCAGGTTTAAACCAGCCTGAAGAACTTGGGTGCTTCTCATTAGATATTAACAGAGAATTTCACGATGATAACAGCcaaaggaaatatttcattaaacctTCAAATTATGATGATGTTAGATTTGATCTGACAAAAGGATACGAGGGAATGGTGAAAAGAGATGAATTTAAGGACGAACAGATCGACCATCTTCTGAAATGGATAAATAATCATGAGCTGGGGTGAGTGGTTAAGgtttttcagaaacagaaacTAATAAAGATATAGGTGAGTGGAACATGATCACACTGATCTCAAGTATACACTTGATTATACAATGGTTGAAATCCTTTTTGAACCAAAGTAATGGCAGTTTGAAATATTCCACGTTTTACATTCCATATCGAAGTATAAAATTGCGTAGTAATATGTTGAATTAGAAGTTTATTGGGCATTCACATTTGCTAAGTTTTATATTCGTTTCAGAAATATGCAAACCGACTTTATATGCCGCAGGGGTTTGTTAAATCGTTTAATGCGTACCCCGTATGCGAAAGAAGATGATTGGAAGTTCGCCGTGACCCTCCACAAAGGTACCTACTACCTTTGTGAATGTCCCACTGACCAGAGTCTggcaacaataaaacaaatgatggGAAAAAAGGACGAAGAGATGTGTGGATGGGGCTGCAAGTTTGAGCAGTATCTCACCGCAAGTAGGTCATAGTTTCACCAATAGTTTGGCCGTTTTAGATGGGCATATCATATTAGATCATATTATTTATAGAgggtttaaatttgtttatttcaatgtaggatcttaatttatttcacaagtgtcaTAGAAAGCGAAGCCACGagtaaaaatatagtttttctatgatcacgagtgaaattcaaatacgatcttacactgaaataaacaaatgttctgtttcttttatgctcaTTAACcgagttttttttaatgaaaagggtgttatttaggccgctacccgtggggcgcccctcacacaaaattatagctgtcaacatttctatttccggtttgttgagaataAGTTCTAtttattcttatagtttattatttgctCGTTAAATAAGTGaaaagcttttatgaacagttatcaatgaagttttattggtatatgtatatatatatatattccccCCAAAATAACgaaattacttttatttaagaGGTTCATGAATACATAACTAAATTACTACTCCGccattttatgaatgaaaatttggaaggtcaaatatgttcgcaaaacaaatgcggatatcattggattttaaatatttttcttagttttagactGTTTTTCATTATACATGAATATTCCGTCATTTTTCTGTCAGGGACCAGTCTGTTTCGTTTGAAAACAGGTCTGTTTTCCAGGTTaagagtgaatgccacgctagttagttgacaaattttgaggcgtgggtatatcagattatttgtaaattgttgtgtgaatttccgggaagctcgttttatgtattacaacgacaaacagtttaaaatacatttgaacgatgatataaaattatatttatgttcacacatgttttgttttgtttgtaatttgtttggtataaaattttctggttcaaagtgaagtgttatgttttgatcaagggaaaGTAAcgacaaaggattttaaaagtagttcagAAAGTTAATAATtccactccttattttgcagtgaaaatatcaaatttatattttctctgttgttatttcactaataaaaacccatatttcatcgaaaagcatgaaagaaatactCTTTATTTTCTAAAGTTTTAAGTTATTGCGAAGTCGTTGGGATCTAGAGATAAATTGCGATGCCGCGAAAAGCCTATGTTTTCGTAATCGGACTTATGACAAATCTCAATCCATCCTTTAAGCGGTCTGGGAATATTTGTCCGTCGTAAAAGAGCAGTGTCCATTATCAAATAATCGGAATCGGTAAACGatcaacataaaaatatattgagatataagagttcgacataacgaattccattgtacatgtaaacataatCAGAAGTTTTAGCTCGATTTTTCTTTCCTCTTATCTGAATGTCCGTAACAACATTAATGTTAAACTTGCGTTAGTCTGGCATCTTGACATTGTAGCAcaccaaataaattaaatatcattagCAATTGGAAAAACAATTATCTTCATATAAATGATTGGTTTTCTAAATAGAACATGGGGCTTGTTTTGATAGCAATCTAATTCGTGAATTTAAATGATCTAAGTGTCATAGTTTAGCtcttttggtaaatatttgtgCGTATTGATTTTTTAGCaagtattaaaaatgatgaCAAGTAGGATACACAACAATCAAGGTTTACCAATTGATGACACTTAATATTATTGAAGTAACGGCTTAGATACTGAAAAGAGCCCTCGACGTTTACGTaccatacacatgtattcacATACTTACTTTATACGTTTTACAGGTTCCGCAGATTCCGATCCAACTCCAGACCTGCAATATAACAACTGTGAAAACTTTTATACAGTTGTGAAAGCCACGATCGGCTCCCACACACTAGgtaattttgaacatttaaatctTACACGGCTTTCATTCGTGTTGAGTGTgccatttcttgaaatattgagCGTATTTGGATGGGTTAAGAAGCTGTTAAtaagtgtatatatttatttaggtacgttataactaaataccAAGTACCCGTATTTTATCCTGGAAGCACACTCTATATGGAACATTGAAAATACTGTTTCAgtctgatattttgtttcagtctATGTAATGCACATacttattttgttgttttgtgaattcAGTTCAATGCCTGCaatcagaagtaaaaaaaacaacaacaacaataacacgaATTTTCAGagattaaatatgttttgctgGACTCGAACATGGATACTGTGTCCCTGccaatttctgttttaaaatgagtCGTCTGTGTTCCCACGAGTACGCAAAATCACCAAACCGGATCAATAATTATCTGAGACGGAGaccttgaaatatatataaaactcaaAGAGCTGCACCATTTAATGCTGGAGAtgacatgtgagtttggttcaGTTGAACTACCCCAAACGATGGCGTTTGTGGCAAGACCCCTTAACATTACAGATGCTCAGGAGTTTAGATGACAGACAGTGAACATGGAAAATGAGTTTAAGCTAGATTGGGGTGAACTTGTGTATATCGGACTCATCGAAatagttttttaataaaatgaagggACGCGTTTACTTCTAGTTACGTTATAAAGCTAAATACGAAGTACTCTTATGAATGGTCCAGAATTCACTCGTTTTATTGAAGATTGAAAATGCTACTTCAGACTGATAATTTGTCTAAGTAATGCACATAGTTTATAGttgttattcagtaaattcagtttaatatctacaattgcaaagaaaataaatcatgagTATCTAAGTGATTAGGAGAAACTCGacatatg
The Mya arenaria isolate MELC-2E11 chromosome 12, ASM2691426v1 DNA segment above includes these coding regions:
- the LOC128212291 gene encoding decapping and exoribonuclease protein-like yields the protein MARFNTEIRRFDYPNSGLNQPEELGCFSLDINREFHDDNSQRKYFIKPSNYDDVRFDLTKGYEGMVKRDEFKDEQIDHLLKWINNHELGNMQTDFICRRGLLNRLMRTPYAKEDDWKFAVTLHKGTYYLCECPTDQSLATIKQMMGKKDEEMCGWGCKFEQYLTASSADSDPTPDLQYNNCENFYTVVKATIGSHTLVYSGEVDAVSTDGNFGEHYVEFKTMKHSALQRPCFKRYKLRNWWAQSVLVGVPEIVVGLRDDAGIVTKLQTYKTQDLPMMNNVPWKPNVCFNFLDQLLAFIKSNVTIDDPRLVHLLEFSGGDATCTRLTRDSEYTFLHEWYTHN